The Pseudomonadota bacterium nucleotide sequence AGAAATGATTATCTGGCAGACCTCTTCTATATGGAGTTGGGTGGTGTCGATCAAGACCGCGTCCGGCGCTTTTTGCAGAGGCGCCTCGGTTCTGGAACTGTCAGCCAGATCGCGTCCGGCGATGGCCGTGGTAACCCGTTGCAGATCAATGTTGTTTTTTTCTTTTTGCTCCAGGTAACGGCGTTGCGCGCGGGTTGCCAAATCGGCATCCAGATAGATCTTGAGGTCGGCCGCCGGGAAGATTACGGTGCCGGCGTCACGTCCATCAATAATTGAACTCTGTTGTGAAGCGGTGGCTCGCTGCAGAGGAAGCAGGGCGCAACGAACCTCGGGATGCCGTGAGACAGCTGAAGCGGCCTGGTCAATAGCCGGTGTCCGAATGGCGGCGGTGACTTCATGCCCGTTGC carries:
- a CDS encoding (d)CMP kinase, translating into MSGQHRSRSTCRSELTSLSFNHPIPDRTMIKIKKNFLITIDGPSGAGKSTISRKIAAALDFAYIDTGAMYRCVGWAALQTGLDLNDGKALQPLLDRIQIRFRAKDGENLVFCNGHEVTAAIRTPAIDQAASAVSRHPEVRCALLPLQRATASQQSSIIDGRDAGTVIFPAADLKIYLDADLATRAQRRYLEQKEKNNIDLQRVTTAIAGRDLADSSRTEAPLQKAPDAVLIDTTQLHIEEVCQIIISLYRERFYERKI